One uncultured Alphaproteobacteria bacterium genomic region harbors:
- the ldh gene encoding L-lactate dehydrogenase → MKVGIVGAGNVGATAAFAMVTTGAASEIVLVDLNAALAHAQAQDILHATPLSRPVRVRAGAYADLKGAQVVVLSAGVGQRPGETRLELLGRNAKVFGAIIPAVLKAAPEAILLIASNPLDVMTEIAVKISRLPPGRVFGSGTILDSARFRALLGEHLDIAPTSVHAYVLGEHGDSEVLWWSGASAAGLSVADMAAQRGRPLDDAARRRIDAAVRGAAEAIIGGKGATWFGIGGGLARIVQAIRSDEHALLSVSAPTTGIPGLEGVTLSLPRVVGARGIVATLTPALDDDERAALLASAGILKEAAAGLAL, encoded by the coding sequence ATGAAGGTGGGAATCGTCGGCGCCGGCAATGTCGGCGCGACCGCGGCGTTTGCCATGGTCACGACCGGCGCGGCCAGCGAGATCGTTCTCGTCGACCTGAACGCCGCGCTCGCGCACGCCCAGGCGCAGGATATCCTGCACGCCACGCCGTTGTCGCGGCCGGTACGGGTGCGCGCCGGCGCCTACGCCGATCTCAAGGGCGCGCAGGTGGTGGTCTTGTCGGCGGGCGTCGGCCAGCGCCCGGGCGAGACGCGCCTCGAACTCCTCGGGCGCAACGCCAAGGTGTTCGGCGCGATCATTCCCGCGGTTCTGAAGGCTGCACCCGAGGCGATCCTCCTGATCGCCAGCAATCCGCTCGACGTGATGACCGAGATCGCCGTGAAGATCTCGCGGCTGCCGCCCGGCCGGGTGTTCGGCTCCGGCACGATTCTCGATTCCGCCCGCTTCCGTGCCCTTCTCGGCGAACATCTCGACATCGCGCCCACCTCGGTGCACGCCTACGTCCTCGGCGAGCACGGAGACTCCGAAGTGCTGTGGTGGTCGGGGGCGTCGGCGGCCGGGCTTTCGGTGGCCGACATGGCGGCGCAGCGCGGCCGCCCGCTCGACGACGCGGCGCGGCGGCGCATCGACGCCGCGGTGCGCGGCGCGGCGGAGGCGATCATCGGCGGCAAGGGCGCGACGTGGTTCGGCATCGGCGGAGGGCTGGCACGCATCGTGCAGGCGATCCGGTCCGACGAACACGCGCTGCTTTCGGTCTCCGCGCCGACGACCGGAATCCCGGGGCTCGAAGGGGTGACGCTGTCTTTGCCCCGCGTCGTCGGAGCGCGCGGCATTGTCGCGACCCTGACGCCCGCCCTCGACGACGACGAACGCGCGGCACTGCTCGCCAGCGCCGGAATTTTGAAGGAGGCGGCGGCCGGACTGGCGCTCTGA
- a CDS encoding putative Methyl-accepting chemotaxis protein (Evidence 3 : Function proposed based on presence of conserved amino acid motif, structural feature or limited homology) gives MAEPKSALAWSSAFEIGIAELDADHRKFVELLDRAETADDDAAFDTAVADFHRLLRAHVQRETRQLTADQPAAERADDEAELRRVEDVLARVGGARRIPRAMVRDVLHHWFLTHVLVRNVRARDRLIAAGRLETGERNGMLSRLRIGRRIWLMAVVPLVLLTLAAGEIVVERFGEARALDRMSVLAGSSATIGDVVHALQKERGASAGFLNSKGQAFAAELRTFRRDSDAALAAFADAARDTAELGLAAQTARAREAVSGLAALRARVDGFAISVPDEVAAYTATIHALLGIVDATADLSPDEVIARSFAAFSVFLYGKDLAGVERARGAAGFGAGRFGGALFRDFASIGGQQSANFRVAQRMLPPDMRAVIASALASPAETRVAELREIAMQAQETGDLQGVTGADWFAASTARIEMLKDAENRVGALIGGLAAERAGASRTLATAVGAGLAALLGVAAAMVLLITASITGPMDRLRAAIDALGSGDTTVPIAGQTRKDEIGVISRAVNTFRQALVRSRLADAEAALDAAFENERARERQRITDRFRNEIESFLAALGGAAGDLREAAAGMASTSGEGHRQATQVAAAAVEASRSVDAVAAASEELAASIAEIARQVTRSAEISRSVADSSDTAQQATTVLADSATRIGDVIGLITDIASQTNLLALNATIEAARAGDMGKGFAVVAGEVKALSGQTERATAEIAGQVGAVQGATRQVVAAIEAVTGSIAEMSEISGMIAGAIEEQRAATEEISHSVLNAAEGTRDVTANIAGVADANDRVGGMSQTVSGAADDMAARTRELRVQVEAFLRDFAAA, from the coding sequence ATGGCCGAACCGAAGTCCGCTCTCGCCTGGAGTTCCGCGTTCGAAATCGGTATCGCCGAACTGGACGCCGACCATCGCAAATTCGTCGAACTCCTCGACCGCGCCGAGACGGCCGACGACGACGCCGCTTTCGACACCGCGGTCGCGGATTTCCATCGTCTGCTGCGCGCCCACGTGCAACGGGAGACCCGGCAGCTCACCGCCGATCAGCCCGCAGCCGAACGCGCGGACGACGAAGCCGAGCTGAGGCGCGTCGAAGACGTCCTCGCCCGCGTCGGCGGTGCGCGGCGGATTCCGCGAGCGATGGTCCGCGACGTCCTGCACCACTGGTTCCTGACCCACGTTCTCGTCCGCAACGTCCGCGCCCGCGACCGCCTGATCGCCGCGGGCCGCCTCGAAACCGGAGAGCGGAACGGCATGCTCTCGCGCCTCAGGATCGGGCGGCGGATCTGGCTGATGGCGGTGGTGCCGCTGGTGCTGCTCACCCTGGCGGCGGGAGAGATCGTCGTCGAACGCTTCGGCGAGGCGCGGGCGCTCGACCGGATGAGCGTGCTGGCGGGTTCGAGCGCGACGATCGGCGACGTCGTCCACGCGTTGCAGAAGGAGCGCGGCGCCTCCGCCGGTTTCCTCAACAGCAAGGGACAGGCCTTCGCCGCCGAGTTGCGCACCTTCCGCCGCGACAGCGACGCCGCCCTCGCGGCGTTCGCCGACGCCGCCCGCGATACCGCCGAACTCGGGCTCGCGGCGCAGACCGCCCGGGCGCGCGAGGCGGTGTCCGGGCTCGCCGCGCTGCGCGCGCGCGTCGACGGCTTCGCGATCTCGGTACCCGACGAGGTGGCCGCCTACACCGCCACGATCCACGCGCTGCTGGGGATCGTCGACGCCACCGCCGATCTCTCGCCCGACGAGGTCATCGCCCGCAGTTTCGCTGCGTTTTCGGTGTTCCTCTACGGCAAGGACCTTGCCGGAGTCGAACGTGCCCGCGGCGCGGCGGGCTTCGGCGCGGGCCGCTTCGGCGGTGCGCTGTTCCGCGATTTCGCCTCCATCGGCGGCCAGCAGAGCGCCAACTTCCGCGTCGCCCAGCGCATGCTTCCGCCGGACATGCGCGCGGTGATCGCCTCGGCGCTCGCGAGCCCGGCCGAGACGCGCGTCGCCGAATTGCGCGAAATCGCGATGCAGGCGCAGGAAACCGGCGACCTCCAGGGCGTCACCGGCGCCGACTGGTTCGCCGCCTCCACCGCCCGCATCGAGATGCTGAAGGACGCGGAGAACCGCGTCGGCGCGCTGATCGGCGGGCTTGCGGCCGAACGCGCCGGGGCCTCCCGCACCCTCGCGACCGCAGTGGGTGCCGGGCTCGCCGCGCTGCTCGGCGTGGCGGCGGCGATGGTCCTGCTGATCACCGCGTCGATCACCGGGCCGATGGACCGCCTGCGCGCCGCGATCGACGCGCTGGGCAGCGGCGACACCACGGTGCCGATCGCCGGTCAGACCCGCAAGGACGAGATCGGCGTGATCTCGCGGGCGGTGAACACCTTCCGGCAGGCTCTCGTCCGTTCCCGCCTCGCCGACGCCGAGGCCGCGCTGGACGCGGCATTCGAAAACGAGCGCGCCCGCGAGCGCCAGCGCATCACCGATCGCTTCCGCAACGAGATCGAAAGCTTCCTCGCCGCTCTCGGCGGCGCGGCCGGCGATCTGCGCGAGGCGGCCGCCGGAATGGCGAGCACCAGCGGCGAGGGACACCGTCAGGCGACTCAGGTGGCCGCCGCCGCGGTCGAGGCCTCGCGCTCGGTCGATGCGGTCGCCGCCGCCTCCGAGGAACTCGCCGCGTCGATCGCCGAGATCGCGCGGCAGGTGACCCGTTCCGCCGAGATCAGCCGCAGCGTCGCCGACAGTTCGGACACGGCGCAGCAGGCGACGACGGTGCTGGCGGACAGCGCCACGCGGATCGGCGACGTGATCGGTCTGATCACCGACATCGCCAGCCAGACCAACCTGCTGGCGCTCAACGCCACGATCGAGGCGGCGCGCGCGGGCGACATGGGCAAGGGCTTCGCGGTGGTGGCGGGCGAGGTGAAGGCGCTTTCCGGCCAGACCGAGCGCGCCACCGCCGAGATCGCCGGTCAGGTGGGCGCGGTCCAGGGCGCGACCCGTCAGGTGGTCGCGGCGATCGAGGCGGTGACCGGAAGCATCGCCGAAATGAGCGAAATCTCCGGGATGATCGCGGGTGCGATCGAAGAGCAACGCGCCGCCACCGAGGAAATCAGCCACAGCGTGCTCAACGCCGCCGAAGGCACGCGCGACGTCACCGCCAACATCGCGGGCGTCGCCGACGCCAACGACCGCGTCGGCGGCATGTCGCAGACGGTCTCGGGCGCGGCCGACGACATGGCCGCGCGCACCCGCGAGTTGCGCGTTCAGGTGGAGGCGTTCCTGCGCGACTTCGCCGCCGCCTAG
- a CDS encoding O-methyltransferase family protein, translating to MVSAMTGRSGALGAYLFDLVQAPIRWHAVRAAIVLGVFDIPEAGFTAPAAAERLGLAAERTAPFLDALAAMGLMDKAGGVYRPVAEAAALLSSASPTSLTRSLLQLSGLRHAGLDRLPELLRGEPAARADLDLADPEFWRRAVASLRSFHRALGRAAMLEVLDALPEWPGARRFLDIGAGSETLCLAVKDRRPEMAVTLFDLPGGAARIAADLAAAGRADALEIRPGDYNADDFGSGYDVIWASMTLYYAADLAAVLGRVRAALAPGGVFVSFHEGLTGERTAPETHVVGRLMPALRGQDVSFDLGRIADAARAAGFARVESRTVETSFGPMRADLCR from the coding sequence ATGGTGAGCGCGATGACGGGGCGGAGCGGCGCGCTCGGCGCGTATCTGTTCGATCTGGTGCAAGCGCCGATCCGCTGGCATGCGGTGCGCGCGGCGATCGTGCTCGGGGTGTTCGATATCCCGGAAGCGGGCTTCACCGCGCCCGCGGCGGCGGAGCGTCTCGGGCTGGCGGCGGAACGGACGGCGCCGTTCCTCGACGCGCTCGCGGCGATGGGGCTGATGGACAAGGCGGGCGGCGTCTACCGCCCGGTGGCCGAGGCCGCGGCGCTGCTCTCCTCCGCATCCCCCACGTCGCTGACGCGGTCGCTGCTGCAATTGAGCGGGCTGCGGCACGCCGGGCTCGACCGCCTGCCCGAGCTGCTGCGCGGCGAGCCCGCGGCGCGCGCGGATCTCGATCTCGCCGACCCGGAGTTCTGGCGGCGCGCGGTGGCGAGCCTGCGGTCGTTCCATCGCGCCCTCGGCCGCGCGGCGATGCTGGAGGTTCTGGACGCGCTGCCCGAGTGGCCGGGCGCGCGGCGGTTCCTCGACATCGGCGCGGGGTCGGAAACCCTGTGCCTCGCGGTCAAGGACCGGCGGCCGGAAATGGCGGTGACGCTGTTCGACCTGCCGGGCGGGGCGGCGCGGATCGCCGCCGATCTTGCCGCGGCGGGCCGGGCGGACGCGCTGGAGATTCGCCCCGGCGACTACAATGCGGACGATTTCGGCTCGGGCTACGACGTGATCTGGGCATCGATGACGCTCTATTACGCTGCCGATCTGGCGGCGGTTCTCGGACGCGTGCGCGCCGCGCTCGCGCCGGGCGGAGTGTTCGTGAGCTTCCACGAAGGGCTGACCGGCGAGCGCACCGCGCCGGAAACTCACGTGGTCGGCCGCCTGATGCCGGCGTTGCGCGGGCAGGACGTCTCCTTCGACCTCGGACGCATCGCCGATGCCGCGCGCGCCGCCGGGTTCGCGCGGGTGGAGAGTCGCACCGTCGAGACGTCGTTCGGGCCGATGCGGGCGGACCTCTGCCGCTAG
- a CDS encoding putative Methyl-accepting chemotaxis protein (Evidence 3 : Function proposed based on presence of conserved amino acid motif, structural feature or limited homology), producing the protein MRHLSIKWKVNILGTILGAVAVAIGLTGIYGLWVFNQRTDEMLQLGERAVVAERANGLILAVVMDSRGLYMSKSEKDVDKFSKPLLANLEKLKADVATWKTLTPADAGEDFSKLDAAVADFIAFRTETVKRAREGGGPAADAYGNNDQNRSNRQALTAQVQERRKALSERMAAVNADLDAFSFLLTAMLCGVLAVGAITGIVVSEIIGGRMIAKPIAAMTAAMRELAAGNADVVIPSLDNRDEVGEMAKTVEVFRANRQEADRLQAEQEAARAARERRTAAIETMIARFQATAEEALGSLGGTATGLETTARDLAHNAEDASHRSTAVAAATEQASTNVQTVASAAEELSAAIQEIARQVAQSSELSASAREGMDRARETMAALSSASGKIGDVVGLINDIASQTNLLALNATIEAARAGEMGKGFAVVAGEVKTLANQTAKATDEIQSQITAVQDSVKDAEVAIAGIARHMDQIGEISAAIASAVEEQSSATDEIARNIQQAAAGTQEAADGIAGVNQAATETGDTSRRVLESAQAMSQQTVNLRQRIDTFLQEVKSA; encoded by the coding sequence ATGCGTCACCTGTCGATCAAGTGGAAGGTCAACATTCTCGGAACCATCCTCGGCGCGGTCGCGGTCGCCATCGGCCTGACCGGGATCTACGGCCTCTGGGTCTTCAACCAGCGGACCGACGAAATGCTGCAACTCGGCGAACGCGCGGTCGTCGCCGAACGCGCCAACGGCCTGATTCTCGCGGTGGTGATGGACAGCCGCGGCCTCTACATGTCGAAATCCGAAAAGGACGTCGACAAGTTTTCCAAGCCGTTGCTCGCCAACCTCGAAAAGCTCAAGGCCGACGTGGCGACGTGGAAGACGCTCACCCCCGCCGACGCGGGCGAGGATTTCTCGAAACTCGACGCCGCGGTCGCCGATTTCATCGCCTTCCGCACCGAAACCGTGAAACGCGCCCGCGAGGGCGGCGGCCCCGCGGCGGACGCCTACGGCAACAACGACCAGAACCGCAGCAATCGCCAGGCCCTCACCGCCCAGGTTCAGGAACGGCGCAAGGCTCTCTCCGAGCGCATGGCGGCGGTCAACGCCGATCTCGACGCCTTCTCGTTTCTCCTGACCGCGATGCTGTGCGGCGTGCTGGCCGTGGGCGCGATCACCGGCATCGTGGTGTCCGAAATCATCGGCGGCCGGATGATCGCGAAGCCGATCGCCGCGATGACGGCCGCGATGCGCGAACTCGCGGCAGGCAACGCCGACGTTGTGATCCCGAGCCTCGACAACCGCGACGAGGTCGGCGAAATGGCAAAGACGGTCGAGGTGTTCCGCGCCAACCGGCAGGAGGCCGACCGCCTCCAGGCCGAGCAGGAGGCCGCCCGCGCCGCGCGCGAACGCCGCACCGCAGCGATCGAAACCATGATCGCACGCTTCCAGGCGACCGCCGAAGAGGCCCTCGGTAGCCTCGGCGGCACCGCGACCGGCCTCGAAACCACCGCCCGCGACCTCGCCCACAATGCCGAGGATGCCAGCCACCGTTCGACCGCGGTCGCCGCCGCCACCGAACAGGCGTCCACCAACGTCCAGACCGTCGCATCCGCCGCCGAAGAGCTTTCCGCCGCGATCCAGGAGATCGCCCGCCAGGTGGCGCAATCCAGCGAACTCTCCGCCTCCGCGCGCGAGGGCATGGACCGCGCCCGCGAGACCATGGCGGCGCTGTCGTCCGCCTCCGGCAAGATCGGCGACGTGGTCGGCCTGATCAACGACATCGCCAGCCAGACCAATCTGCTGGCGTTGAACGCGACGATCGAGGCGGCACGCGCCGGCGAAATGGGCAAGGGCTTCGCGGTGGTGGCGGGCGAGGTCAAGACCCTCGCCAACCAGACCGCCAAGGCCACCGACGAAATCCAGAGCCAGATCACCGCGGTGCAGGATTCGGTCAAGGACGCCGAGGTTGCGATCGCCGGAATCGCCCGTCACATGGACCAGATCGGCGAAATCTCGGCGGCGATCGCCTCGGCGGTCGAGGAGCAGAGTTCCGCCACCGACGAGATCGCCCGCAACATCCAGCAGGCCGCGGCGGGTACCCAGGAGGCCGCCGACGGCATCGCCGGCGTCAATCAGGCGGCCACCGAAACCGGCGACACCTCGCGCCGGGTGCTCGAGTCCGCGCAGGCGATGTCGCAGCAGACCGTCAATCTGCGCCAGCGTATCGACACGTTCCTACAGGAGGTCAAATCCGCCTGA
- a CDS encoding Mg2+ and Co2+ transporters, with translation MLTLFHFDQGILQSTPVEGPLDALPEQTVWIDIVGPRPEDEAAMLRLLSVELPTHEEMQEIEASSRLYEDGGALVMTMPVLSRALTDEPEAAAITFILAGSRLITVRYVEPLPFAMFQRRLARQPALVATGEAAMVGLMEQIADRLADVLESATADLESISRDIFRKDAVRGGDDLKDILQRVGRAGDLATKAKDSLLGLSRVLLFLGSQTGIRKDSKVRMKTLMRDANSIAEHATFLSTKVAFLLDATLGMINIEQNNVIKILTVASVAFLPPMLIASMYGMNFAEMPELHWRWGYPVAVGAMFLSAIAPFLYFRSKKWL, from the coding sequence ATGCTGACGCTGTTTCATTTCGATCAGGGCATCCTGCAAAGCACGCCGGTCGAAGGACCGCTCGACGCGCTGCCCGAGCAGACCGTGTGGATCGACATCGTCGGTCCCCGGCCCGAGGACGAGGCGGCGATGCTGCGTCTGCTCTCGGTCGAGCTTCCGACCCACGAGGAGATGCAGGAGATCGAGGCGTCGAGCCGCCTCTACGAGGACGGCGGCGCGCTGGTGATGACGATGCCGGTGCTCTCCCGCGCCCTCACCGACGAGCCCGAGGCCGCGGCGATCACCTTCATTCTCGCCGGATCGCGGCTGATCACGGTGCGCTACGTCGAGCCGCTGCCGTTCGCGATGTTCCAGCGCCGTCTGGCGCGCCAGCCCGCGCTGGTCGCCACCGGCGAGGCGGCGATGGTGGGCCTGATGGAACAGATCGCCGATCGTCTGGCGGACGTGCTCGAAAGCGCCACCGCCGATCTCGAATCGATTTCGCGCGATATCTTCCGCAAGGACGCGGTGCGCGGCGGCGACGACCTCAAGGACATTCTCCAGCGCGTCGGGCGCGCCGGAGACCTCGCCACCAAGGCGAAGGACAGCCTCCTCGGCCTCAGCCGCGTGCTTTTGTTCCTCGGTTCGCAAACCGGCATCCGCAAGGACAGCAAGGTGCGGATGAAGACCCTGATGCGCGACGCCAACTCGATCGCCGAGCACGCCACCTTCCTGTCCACCAAGGTCGCGTTTCTGCTCGACGCCACGCTCGGCATGATCAACATCGAGCAGAACAACGTCATCAAGATCCTCACCGTCGCGTCGGTGGCGTTTCTGCCGCCGATGTTGATCGCGAGCATGTATGGAATGAATTTCGCGGAAATGCCCGAACTGCACTGGCGGTGGGGGTATCCCGTGGCGGTCGGGGCGATGTTCCTGTCCGCGATCGCGCCGTTTCTCTACTTCCGTAGCAAGAAGTGGCTGTAG
- the ydbK gene encoding putative 2-oxoacid-flavodoxin fused oxidoreductase:conserved protein; 4Fe-4S cluster binding protein (Evidence 3 : Function proposed based on presence of conserved amino acid motif, structural feature or limited homology; PubMedId : 9025293; Product type pe : putative enzyme), with the protein MSRGKWVAVDGNEACASVAYRASEIAVIYPITPSSTMGELADQWSFEKKPNIWGDIPEVTEMQSEGGAAGAVHGALQAGALGTTFTASQGLLLMIPNMYKIAGELIPFVMHVSARTLATHALSIFGDQGDVMACRQTGFAMLASNSVQEAQDMAAIAHAATLRSRVPFLHFFDGFRTSHEVSKIEYLPDDQLRLMIDDDLIAANRRRALSPDHPVVRGTAQNPDTFFQAQEARNPYYAALPGIVQAEMDRFAKIVGRAYSLCEYVGAPDAERVVVIMGSGAETVEQTVKKMVAEGEKVGVVKVRLFRPFPASLLASALPKTVKAIAVMDRCKEPGAPGEPLYLDVVSALQQAQQERRLGMPMPLVTGGRYGLSSKEFTPSMAKAAFDELKKDQPKRPFTVGIVDDVTGLSLPDAPYSLGTPGTKRAVFFGLGSDGTVGANKNSIKIIAENTDLFAQGYFVYDSKKSGGLTTSHLRFSPTPIRAPYLINGADFVACHHFVFFDRVDVLGLAAKGATLLLNAPYAPDELWDKLPGPVQQEILDKEIKLYTIDARKVAQESGMGRRINTVMQTCFFALSGVLPREEAIAEIKKSIKKTYGRKSMAIVEKNYAAVDATLANLFPVEVPKVVNGRDLPAIVPDDAPDFVKRVTAMMLAGKGDLLPVSAFPVDGTWPVGTSKFEKRNIADEIPVWDPEACRQCNKCTMVCPHAAIRAKLVTPEELNSVGGDLQSLPYRGVEMKGGMYVLQVAPEDCTGCGVCVQACRPGKIKDEPDHKALSMAEKLPILEREKTKFDAFMKLPDFDRSKIANINVKTAQLITPLFEYSGACLACGETPYIKTLTQLFGDRLMIANATGCSSIFSGNLPTTPYTTDADGRGPAWANSLFEDNAEFGLGFRLAVDHQKRMARALVAALAARLPEKLVEELLTADQSTEAGIRAQRARIAELKSQLAGSDDPAARRLVEIADTLAERVIWIVGGDGWAYDIGYGGLDHVLASGRNVNILVLDTEVYSNTGGQASKSTPTGAAAKFAVGGKARPKKDLGLMAMSYGDVYTASVSFGAKDTQTVQALQEAASYDGVSLVIGYAHCIAHGYDMSCGLQRQTLAVESGYWPLYRYDPRLLGTEEPPLSLDSKLPTMDIGGFMEAETRFRITEHADPAAYKELVAQAVTQAQRRADILKRIAGL; encoded by the coding sequence GTGTCCAGAGGAAAATGGGTTGCCGTCGACGGCAACGAAGCGTGCGCCTCGGTCGCCTATCGGGCGAGCGAGATCGCGGTCATCTATCCGATCACGCCGTCCTCGACGATGGGCGAACTCGCCGACCAGTGGTCGTTCGAGAAGAAGCCCAACATCTGGGGCGACATTCCGGAAGTGACGGAAATGCAGTCCGAGGGCGGCGCCGCAGGCGCGGTCCACGGCGCGTTGCAGGCGGGCGCGCTCGGCACCACCTTCACCGCGTCGCAGGGCCTGCTGCTGATGATCCCGAACATGTACAAGATCGCGGGCGAATTGATCCCGTTCGTGATGCATGTCTCGGCGCGCACCCTCGCCACCCACGCCTTGTCGATCTTCGGCGACCAGGGCGACGTGATGGCCTGCCGTCAGACCGGCTTCGCGATGCTCGCCTCGAATTCGGTGCAGGAAGCCCAGGACATGGCGGCGATCGCGCATGCCGCGACGCTGCGCTCGCGGGTGCCGTTCCTGCACTTCTTCGACGGTTTCCGCACCTCGCACGAGGTGTCGAAGATCGAATATCTGCCGGACGACCAGCTCCGTCTGATGATCGACGACGACCTGATCGCCGCGAACCGCCGCCGCGCGCTCTCGCCCGACCACCCGGTGGTGCGCGGCACCGCGCAGAACCCCGACACCTTCTTCCAGGCGCAGGAAGCGCGGAACCCCTACTACGCCGCCCTGCCCGGCATCGTCCAGGCGGAGATGGACCGCTTCGCCAAGATCGTCGGCCGCGCCTACTCGCTGTGCGAGTACGTGGGCGCGCCGGATGCCGAGCGCGTCGTCGTGATCATGGGTTCGGGCGCCGAAACCGTCGAGCAGACCGTCAAGAAGATGGTCGCCGAGGGCGAGAAGGTCGGCGTCGTCAAGGTCCGCCTGTTCCGCCCGTTCCCGGCCTCGCTGCTGGCCTCGGCGCTGCCGAAGACGGTCAAGGCGATCGCGGTGATGGACCGCTGCAAGGAGCCGGGCGCCCCCGGCGAGCCGCTCTATCTCGACGTGGTGTCCGCGCTTCAGCAGGCGCAGCAGGAACGTCGCCTCGGCATGCCGATGCCGCTGGTCACCGGCGGCCGCTACGGCCTCTCCTCCAAGGAATTCACCCCGAGCATGGCGAAGGCCGCGTTCGACGAACTCAAGAAGGATCAGCCCAAGCGCCCGTTCACCGTCGGCATCGTCGACGACGTCACCGGCCTGTCGCTGCCCGACGCGCCCTACTCGCTCGGCACCCCCGGCACCAAGCGCGCGGTGTTCTTCGGCCTCGGCTCCGACGGCACCGTCGGCGCCAACAAGAACTCGATCAAGATCATCGCCGAGAACACCGATCTCTTCGCTCAGGGCTACTTCGTCTACGATTCGAAGAAATCGGGCGGGCTGACCACCTCGCACCTGCGCTTCTCGCCGACCCCGATCCGCGCGCCCTACCTAATCAACGGCGCCGATTTCGTTGCCTGCCACCACTTCGTGTTCTTCGACCGGGTGGACGTTCTCGGCCTCGCCGCCAAGGGCGCGACCCTGCTGCTCAACGCGCCCTACGCGCCCGACGAGCTGTGGGACAAGCTGCCCGGCCCGGTGCAGCAGGAGATCCTCGACAAGGAGATCAAGCTCTACACCATCGACGCCCGCAAGGTGGCGCAGGAGTCCGGCATGGGGCGGCGCATCAACACGGTGATGCAGACCTGCTTCTTCGCCCTCTCCGGCGTGCTGCCGCGCGAGGAGGCGATCGCCGAGATCAAGAAGTCGATCAAGAAGACCTACGGCCGCAAGTCGATGGCGATCGTCGAGAAGAACTACGCGGCGGTGGACGCCACCCTCGCCAACCTCTTCCCGGTCGAGGTGCCGAAGGTGGTGAACGGCCGCGACCTGCCCGCGATCGTACCCGACGACGCGCCCGACTTCGTCAAGCGCGTCACCGCGATGATGCTGGCGGGCAAGGGCGACCTGCTGCCGGTCTCGGCCTTCCCGGTCGACGGCACCTGGCCGGTCGGCACCTCGAAGTTCGAGAAGCGCAACATCGCCGACGAGATCCCGGTGTGGGATCCGGAAGCGTGCCGCCAGTGCAACAAGTGCACGATGGTGTGCCCGCATGCGGCGATCCGCGCCAAGCTCGTCACGCCCGAGGAGCTCAACTCGGTCGGCGGCGATCTGCAGTCCCTGCCCTACCGCGGTGTCGAGATGAAAGGCGGGATGTACGTTCTTCAGGTCGCGCCGGAGGATTGCACCGGCTGCGGCGTCTGCGTGCAGGCCTGCCGCCCCGGCAAGATCAAGGACGAGCCCGATCACAAGGCTCTCAGCATGGCCGAGAAGCTGCCGATCCTCGAACGCGAGAAGACGAAGTTCGACGCCTTCATGAAGCTGCCCGACTTCGACCGCAGCAAGATCGCCAACATCAACGTCAAGACCGCGCAGCTGATCACGCCGCTGTTCGAATACTCGGGCGCGTGCCTGGCCTGCGGCGAGACGCCCTACATCAAGACCCTCACCCAGCTGTTCGGCGACCGCCTGATGATCGCCAACGCCACCGGCTGCTCGTCGATCTTCTCGGGCAACCTGCCGACCACGCCCTACACCACCGACGCCGACGGGCGCGGCCCGGCTTGGGCGAACTCGCTGTTCGAAGACAACGCCGAGTTCGGCCTCGGCTTCCGCCTCGCCGTCGACCATCAGAAGCGGATGGCGCGCGCCCTGGTGGCGGCGCTCGCCGCGCGCCTGCCCGAGAAGCTGGTGGAGGAACTCCTCACCGCCGACCAGAGCACCGAGGCGGGAATCCGCGCCCAACGCGCCCGCATCGCCGAACTGAAGTCGCAACTCGCCGGTAGCGACGATCCGGCCGCCCGGCGACTGGTGGAGATCGCCGACACCCTCGCCGAACGGGTGATCTGGATCGTCGGCGGCGACGGCTGGGCCTACGACATCGGCTACGGCGGCCTCGACCACGTCCTCGCCTCGGGGCGGAACGTCAACATCCTGGTGCTCGATACCGAGGTCTACTCCAACACCGGCGGGCAGGCGTCCAAGTCCACCCCCACCGGCGCCGCGGCGAAGTTCGCGGTCGGCGGCAAGGCGCGGCCGAAGAAGGACCTCGGTCTGATGGCGATGTCCTACGGCGACGTCTACACCGCCTCGGTCTCGTTCGGCGCCAAGGATACCCAGACGGTTCAGGCGCTCCAGGAGGCGGCGTCCTACGACGGCGTTTCGCTGGTGATCGGTTACGCCCACTGCATCGCCCACGGCTACGATATGTCGTGCGGCCTGCAGCGCCAGACGCTGGCGGTGGAATCCGGCTACTGGCCGCTCTATCGCTACGACCCGCGCCTGCTCGGCACCGAGGAGCCCCCGCTGTCGCTCGACAGCAAGCTGCCGACCATGGATATCGGCGGCTTCATGGAGGCGGAGACCCGCTTCCGCATCACCGAGCACGCCGATCCGGCCGCCTACAAGGAACTGGTCGCCCAGGCGGTGACGCAGGCGCAGCGGCGGGCCGACATTCTGAAACGCATCGCCGGCCTCTGA